In one Trichlorobacter lovleyi SZ genomic region, the following are encoded:
- a CDS encoding MerR family transcriptional regulator, producing the protein MNKPLTIADIERETGISRDTLRIWERRYGFPEPQRNQRSERNYSQEQLERLRLIKQLTDNGMRPGKLARLDLQQLQLLLQEHTDLPELSPVVASLLELVQDQIPGPLEQRLEQLLHQHGLPAFLTEIVAPLNHAVGKSWADGKIGVLDEHLYAEQIRMVLGRILNELKPAPAAPRVLLTTLPGEQHGIGMLMVACMLRHEGAAPLVAGVQTPLDEIVRGAVGGGCSVVGISCSSYLQRRQITSQLVRLRSMLPQEIRLWAGGSGVKELTAMPSGIQLFQSLNQISTVLQQLASTQKRP; encoded by the coding sequence ATGAACAAGCCACTAACCATTGCCGATATTGAACGAGAGACCGGTATCAGCCGTGACACGTTGCGGATATGGGAACGGCGTTACGGTTTTCCTGAGCCTCAACGCAACCAGCGCAGCGAACGCAATTACAGCCAAGAACAGCTTGAACGCCTGCGGCTGATCAAGCAACTGACTGATAACGGCATGAGACCAGGCAAGCTTGCCAGACTTGATCTGCAGCAGTTACAGCTACTGCTACAGGAACATACCGATCTGCCTGAACTGTCTCCGGTAGTGGCAAGCCTGCTTGAACTGGTTCAGGATCAGATACCAGGCCCCCTGGAGCAACGTCTTGAGCAGCTACTACATCAGCATGGACTACCAGCATTTCTGACTGAAATTGTAGCTCCCCTGAATCATGCAGTGGGAAAGTCCTGGGCAGACGGGAAGATCGGCGTGCTTGATGAACACTTGTATGCCGAGCAGATAAGGATGGTTCTGGGCCGCATTCTCAATGAGTTGAAACCAGCACCTGCAGCCCCACGGGTACTACTGACCACCCTGCCTGGTGAGCAGCATGGTATCGGCATGTTGATGGTTGCCTGCATGTTGAGACATGAAGGAGCAGCACCGCTTGTTGCCGGTGTGCAGACACCGCTTGACGAGATTGTACGCGGGGCAGTGGGCGGAGGATGTTCAGTTGTCGGCATCTCCTGCAGTAGCTACCTGCAGCGGCGTCAGATCACCAGCCAACTGGTACGATTACGTTCTATGCTACCTCAGGAGATCAGGCTATGGGCAGGTGGCAGTGGAGTTAAAGAACTTACAGCCATGCCGTCAGGAATACAGCTCTTCCAAAGCCTGAACCAGATTTCTACAGTTTTGCAACAATTAGCCTCCACCCAGAAAAGGCCATAA
- the scpB gene encoding methylmalonyl-CoA decarboxylase — MSQILTAVYNQVATIALNHPETRNSLSCQMLEEMLQAIEQFSHDENVRVLVIRAPRGTKVWSSGFNIHELPVSGRDPLSYNDPLECLLRAVARFHSPVIAMIEGSVWGGACDLSFVCDIAIGCPTSSFAITPAKLGVPYNISGIMHFFNIVGPRIAREMFYTAEPISAERALQVGILNHLVSVEELEAFTYAMAGRIADNSPLANRVMKEQLRLLADAYPLRPETFEYVQGLRRMAYDSKDYEEGKRAFLERRKPVFSGK; from the coding sequence ATGTCACAGATACTGACGGCTGTTTATAATCAGGTTGCCACCATTGCGCTTAATCACCCGGAAACAAGAAACAGCCTCAGTTGCCAGATGCTGGAGGAAATGCTTCAGGCTATTGAACAGTTTTCACATGACGAAAATGTTCGGGTTCTGGTGATTCGTGCACCCCGGGGGACGAAGGTCTGGTCGTCAGGTTTTAATATCCATGAGCTGCCGGTATCAGGTCGAGACCCCCTCTCATACAATGACCCGCTGGAATGCCTGCTGCGGGCTGTGGCCCGTTTCCATTCACCGGTGATCGCCATGATTGAAGGGTCTGTCTGGGGAGGGGCCTGTGACCTTTCCTTTGTTTGCGATATTGCCATCGGCTGTCCAACCTCATCGTTTGCGATTACACCTGCCAAGTTAGGGGTACCCTATAATATTTCAGGCATCATGCATTTTTTCAATATTGTCGGCCCCCGGATAGCCCGCGAGATGTTTTATACGGCTGAACCTATCTCCGCTGAACGGGCGCTTCAGGTCGGCATCTTGAATCATCTGGTGTCTGTTGAAGAACTTGAGGCGTTTACCTATGCCATGGCTGGCAGGATAGCGGACAACTCACCTTTGGCTAACCGTGTCATGAAGGAACAGCTGCGTTTGCTGGCTGATGCCTATCCTTTGCGTCCCGAGACCTTTGAATATGTCCAGGGATTGCGTCGTATGGCCTACGATAGTAAGGACTATGAAGAAGGGAAGCGTGCCTTTCTTGAACGGCGTAAGCCGGTTTTTAGCGGGAAATAA
- a CDS encoding sensor histidine kinase has product MLTVVERKKRVREALVIVLAILLIVLLTGVEIRLTQISSKAPLSSNVVIFGMINVIVLLVVLLVYLISRNIVKLLIESRANVLATRLRTKLVISFVGLSLVPTMLLFFASASFITNSIQNWFNVQVETSLSESLEVAQTYYKTSASSALFYARRLSETIKRERLLNDDSLPRMKSVVRDKQKEYNLGIVEVFSSQREELIRASNPDVPLGDLTSPNSEDINQALAGRELTKVNSVGKADLIRGIVPIYSTYNDRDVVGVVVVNYYVSHSLVSKMREISSAYQEFRRLKILKNPITTGYLLVLFLIASVIVFLSFWIGIYLANSMTKPIQSLVEGTRAVAEGDLDVVIDAEGPDEIGMLVRSFNTMILDLRTQRQVLSTTNEELKHINHEIESRRRYMEIVLRNVAAGVISVDREGVITTINTSAERLLHINIAHVLGRNFREVMREAHLEIVRDALRDMALTRHDTISRQITLEMRGERRVLQMNLTMLRDEQGEFLGSVLVLDDLTQMVKGQRMAAWREVARRIAHEIKNPLTPIQLSAQRLRKRYLERFSGDEDGRVFDECTSMISKAVDELKILVNEFSNFARMPAVQPTENNLNDLVRETLTLYQEAHRDVQFQFAPDLQLPFIKIDRDQIKRVLINLLENAVAAMANKGTVIISTTYDSELKMVSCCVADDGPGMSAEVKSRLFEPYFSTKKGGTGLGLAIVTSIVSDHNGFVRVRDNSPHGACFVVELPAT; this is encoded by the coding sequence GTGCTTACAGTTGTTGAACGAAAAAAAAGGGTCAGAGAGGCATTAGTCATTGTTCTGGCTATTCTGCTGATTGTCTTGTTGACCGGCGTGGAAATACGCTTGACACAAATCAGTTCCAAGGCGCCATTGTCAAGCAACGTTGTTATCTTTGGCATGATAAATGTCATAGTTTTGCTCGTTGTTCTGCTTGTGTATCTCATAAGCCGAAATATTGTAAAGCTGTTAATAGAAAGTCGTGCCAACGTATTAGCAACCCGTCTTCGAACCAAGCTTGTCATATCTTTCGTTGGTTTGTCTCTTGTCCCCACTATGCTGCTGTTTTTTGCCTCTGCCAGCTTCATAACCAACAGTATACAAAACTGGTTTAACGTACAGGTAGAGACGTCATTAAGCGAATCTTTGGAGGTGGCACAGACCTATTACAAGACGTCTGCCAGTAGTGCCTTGTTTTATGCCCGGCGTTTGAGCGAAACAATCAAGCGAGAACGGCTGTTAAACGATGATAGCCTTCCTCGCATGAAGTCGGTTGTCCGTGATAAACAGAAAGAATACAACCTTGGCATTGTCGAGGTCTTTTCATCTCAACGTGAAGAACTGATACGTGCCTCAAACCCCGATGTGCCTCTAGGTGATTTAACAAGCCCAAACTCTGAGGACATTAATCAGGCGTTAGCCGGTCGTGAACTTACCAAGGTCAATTCTGTTGGTAAAGCGGATCTTATTCGTGGGATTGTCCCGATATATTCAACTTACAATGATCGTGACGTGGTTGGTGTCGTTGTTGTTAATTATTACGTCTCGCATTCTCTTGTCAGCAAGATGCGTGAGATATCTTCTGCCTATCAAGAGTTCAGACGTCTCAAGATTCTCAAAAACCCTATTACCACAGGTTATCTTCTGGTCCTTTTCCTTATTGCCTCCGTGATAGTTTTCCTCTCCTTTTGGATCGGTATTTATCTGGCCAACAGCATGACAAAGCCGATTCAGTCATTGGTTGAGGGAACACGAGCCGTCGCAGAAGGTGACCTTGATGTTGTCATTGATGCAGAAGGGCCTGATGAAATAGGCATGTTAGTGCGCTCATTTAACACCATGATACTAGATCTGCGTACTCAACGGCAGGTTCTGAGTACTACGAACGAAGAGCTGAAGCATATTAACCATGAGATTGAGTCGCGTCGTCGCTATATGGAGATCGTGCTGCGTAACGTGGCCGCAGGTGTTATTTCTGTTGATCGGGAGGGAGTCATAACTACCATCAATACCTCTGCTGAACGCCTGTTGCATATTAATATAGCACATGTTCTCGGGCGCAATTTCCGTGAAGTGATGCGTGAGGCACATCTCGAAATAGTCCGTGACGCCTTACGAGATATGGCTCTTACCCGCCACGATACTATCAGCAGGCAGATCACCCTCGAGATGAGAGGTGAACGCAGGGTATTGCAGATGAACCTGACTATGTTGCGGGATGAACAGGGGGAATTTCTTGGTTCCGTTCTGGTGCTTGACGATTTGACGCAGATGGTCAAGGGACAAAGGATGGCGGCATGGCGAGAGGTTGCCCGCAGAATTGCCCACGAAATCAAAAATCCCCTGACACCGATCCAGCTCTCTGCGCAGCGTCTGAGGAAGCGGTATCTTGAACGATTTTCCGGCGATGAAGATGGCAGGGTCTTTGACGAATGTACATCCATGATCAGCAAGGCGGTGGATGAATTGAAAATTCTGGTAAATGAGTTTTCAAATTTTGCCCGGATGCCTGCTGTTCAGCCAACAGAGAATAATTTGAATGATTTGGTGCGTGAAACATTGACGCTGTATCAGGAAGCACATCGTGACGTTCAGTTCCAATTTGCTCCAGACCTGCAGTTGCCTTTCATTAAGATTGATAGAGATCAGATCAAACGTGTCTTGATTAATCTTCTGGAGAATGCGGTTGCTGCAATGGCTAACAAAGGCACGGTGATCATCAGCACTACTTATGATTCAGAACTTAAGATGGTTTCATGCTGTGTGGCCGATGATGGTCCCGGAATGAGCGCTGAAGTTAAATCGCGTCTGTTTGAGCCGTATTTTTCCACCAAAAAAGGAGGCACGGGGTTGGGACTTGCCATTGTTACCAGTATTGTGTCCGACCACAATGGCTTTGTCAGGGTCCGTGACAACTCCCCTCACGGTGCCTGCTTTGTTGTAGAACTGCCGGCCACCTAG
- a CDS encoding sigma-54-dependent transcriptional regulator: protein MSKLILVVDDEESIRISLGGILEDEGYQVLHAENGADALDLIREEVPDLVLLDIWMPGMDGIQTLEQIRNLFPDLTVVMMSGHGTIETAVKATRIGAFDFIEKPFSLDKVLITIANALNFKELRKENEALRLSALKEHEMVGASAGVELLRGQIQRIAPASTPVLIHGEEGVGKELVARAIHHYSTRRDKPFVAVNCMAVPEALLADELFGHERGAYTGANSQKRGRLDLADGGTVFLDEVHELSLKAQGELLRILTDHSFERCGGSRPVRIDVRVVAATSRSLERAVQDGLFREDLYQFLQVVPFELVPLRERSEDIPLLVKHFVRLFHRREGWEPKTFDDSALACLKSYDWPGNIRELKNIVERILIMAAGPVITADDLPALMPGGNCKASSRLQEAAEQGEAAVGSLRSARERFERDFILQTLLRSAWNLDKAAALLEMERTVLQRKLLQYGLTPEDER, encoded by the coding sequence ATGTCGAAGTTGATCCTGGTTGTTGACGATGAAGAGAGCATCAGGATTTCGTTGGGCGGGATCCTTGAAGATGAAGGCTATCAGGTTTTGCATGCAGAAAATGGTGCTGATGCCCTTGACCTGATTCGTGAAGAGGTGCCGGATCTTGTGCTGCTTGACATCTGGATGCCCGGCATGGACGGTATTCAGACCTTGGAGCAGATCAGAAATCTTTTCCCTGATCTGACTGTGGTCATGATGTCGGGGCACGGCACCATTGAAACAGCAGTCAAGGCGACCAGGATAGGGGCTTTTGATTTTATAGAAAAGCCATTTTCTCTGGATAAAGTGCTGATTACCATCGCAAATGCTCTGAACTTTAAAGAGTTACGTAAGGAAAATGAGGCACTACGTCTGTCTGCACTGAAGGAACATGAGATGGTCGGGGCTTCCGCAGGAGTTGAGCTGTTAAGAGGCCAGATACAGCGTATTGCTCCTGCATCCACACCGGTTCTGATCCATGGAGAAGAGGGTGTCGGTAAAGAGCTCGTGGCCCGCGCCATCCATCATTACAGTACGCGTCGTGATAAACCCTTTGTGGCCGTTAACTGTATGGCCGTTCCCGAAGCGTTACTTGCCGATGAATTGTTCGGGCATGAGCGGGGAGCCTATACCGGCGCAAACAGCCAGAAACGTGGACGTCTTGATCTGGCAGATGGTGGCACTGTTTTCCTCGACGAAGTGCACGAGTTATCATTAAAGGCTCAAGGAGAGTTGCTGCGAATACTTACCGACCATAGTTTTGAGCGGTGTGGCGGGTCACGGCCAGTCCGGATTGATGTTCGGGTAGTCGCTGCGACCTCACGTTCACTGGAACGGGCAGTTCAGGATGGACTGTTCCGTGAAGATCTCTACCAGTTCCTGCAGGTGGTTCCGTTTGAATTGGTGCCTCTCAGGGAACGTAGCGAAGACATCCCCTTGCTGGTCAAGCATTTTGTGCGCTTATTCCATCGTCGTGAGGGGTGGGAGCCCAAGACCTTTGATGATTCAGCCCTTGCCTGCCTGAAAAGCTATGACTGGCCAGGGAATATACGTGAATTGAAAAATATCGTTGAACGAATATTGATTATGGCTGCAGGGCCTGTGATTACAGCGGATGATTTGCCTGCACTGATGCCGGGAGGCAATTGCAAGGCATCGTCACGGCTACAGGAAGCTGCTGAACAGGGAGAGGCCGCAGTTGGGTCCTTGCGTTCCGCCCGTGAACGATTTGAGCGGGATTTTATCCTGCAGACCTTGCTTCGATCTGCCTGGAATCTCGACAAGGCTGCTGCATTGCTGGAGATGGAGCGGACGGTACTGCAGCGCAAGCTGCTCCAGTATGGTCTTACACCGGAAGACGAACGATAA
- a CDS encoding SPFH domain-containing protein yields the protein MALWDKLKAELIDIVQWLDDTNDTLIYRFPRYNNEIKNGAKLVVREGQAAVFINEGQIADVFKPGTYDLTTQNLPILATLKGWKYGFESPFKAEVYFVSTRQFTNLKWGTPGPCTMRDPEFGAVRVTAFGIYSIKIKDPAVFIREIAGTDGEFNTDEIQDNLKGKIGMRIKEVMPELQIPVIDLESKVFTMGEMLKERIAPAFEGLGIALTEVQVQDVGLPEEVERAIDKAGAMRAIGNMQMYTQYETANSINDAANNPGGLAAAGVGIGMGFGMGGQMGNAMGGAFTNMVQQPGITPGFSGTGQSASQPPPMPGPPPLPQLNLFVAMNGQQAGPFEAPALQQMVMSGQLTRETLVWKQGMASWAAAGTLAELAPVFGAVPPPMPPA from the coding sequence ATGGCATTGTGGGACAAATTAAAAGCTGAACTGATTGACATTGTCCAATGGCTGGACGACACCAACGACACCCTGATTTACCGTTTCCCTCGCTACAACAACGAGATAAAGAATGGTGCCAAGCTGGTGGTCCGTGAAGGACAGGCAGCGGTCTTCATCAACGAAGGCCAGATTGCCGATGTCTTTAAACCGGGCACCTATGACTTGACCACTCAGAACCTGCCGATCCTGGCCACCCTCAAGGGCTGGAAATACGGTTTTGAATCCCCCTTCAAGGCCGAGGTCTACTTTGTCTCAACCCGCCAGTTCACCAATCTCAAGTGGGGTACACCCGGTCCCTGCACCATGCGCGACCCGGAGTTCGGTGCGGTGCGGGTAACGGCCTTCGGCATCTATTCGATCAAGATCAAGGATCCGGCTGTATTCATCCGTGAGATCGCAGGAACCGACGGTGAATTCAACACTGATGAAATTCAGGACAACCTGAAAGGTAAGATCGGGATGCGGATCAAGGAAGTAATGCCGGAGCTGCAGATTCCGGTGATTGACCTTGAGAGCAAGGTTTTTACCATGGGTGAGATGTTGAAAGAGCGGATAGCCCCGGCCTTTGAAGGGTTGGGAATCGCCCTGACCGAGGTACAGGTACAGGATGTGGGTCTGCCGGAAGAGGTGGAGCGGGCGATTGACAAGGCCGGCGCCATGCGGGCCATCGGCAATATGCAGATGTACACCCAATACGAGACCGCCAATTCCATCAATGATGCCGCCAACAATCCCGGCGGTCTGGCTGCGGCCGGTGTGGGGATCGGCATGGGGTTTGGCATGGGCGGCCAGATGGGCAATGCCATGGGAGGCGCCTTTACCAACATGGTGCAGCAGCCCGGTATCACGCCGGGATTCTCCGGTACTGGCCAGTCGGCATCTCAGCCGCCACCAATGCCCGGACCGCCCCCTCTACCCCAGCTGAACCTGTTTGTGGCCATGAACGGTCAGCAGGCGGGTCCGTTTGAGGCCCCGGCTCTGCAGCAGATGGTTATGAGCGGGCAACTGACCCGTGAAACCCTGGTCTGGAAACAGGGCATGGCAAGTTGGGCAGCAGCCGGCACCCTGGCTGAGCTGGCTCCGGTCTTTGGCGCAGTCCCGCCCCCCATGCCTCCGGCGTAA
- a CDS encoding citrate (Si)-synthase, whose amino-acid sequence MALKETLKQKIEEHRPRTTRLVKEFGKVKIDEVTIDQCIGGARDIRSLVTDISYLDPQEGIRFRGKTIPETFAALPKAPGSNYPTVESFWYMLLTGDVPTEAQVAEVVAEWKTRQEVPQYVFDVLRALPRDSHPMVMLSVAMLTLQKDSKFAGFYNSGKFNKMTAWEYVYEDASDIVARIPIIAAFIYNLKYRGDKQIAIDPSLDMGANFAHMIGQKEEYKDVARMYFILHSDHESGNVSAHTTHLVHSALSDPYYAYSAGLNGLAGPLHGLANQEVLDWTLKFQEKYCKDVEPTEELIKAALWDTLNAGQVIPGYGHAVLRKTDPRYTSQREFCLNTPGLKDYPLFKVIAKIFEVAPGVLTEHGKTKNPWPNVDAQSGVIQMYYGLTEYDFYTVLFGVGRALGCMANITWDRGLGYALERPKSVTTAMLEKWAEAGGRN is encoded by the coding sequence ATGGCTCTGAAGGAAACTCTGAAGCAGAAAATCGAAGAGCATCGTCCCCGCACCACCCGTCTGGTAAAAGAATTCGGCAAGGTGAAGATTGATGAAGTAACCATCGATCAGTGCATCGGCGGCGCCCGCGACATCCGCAGCCTGGTAACCGACATTTCCTACCTGGATCCCCAGGAAGGCATCCGCTTCCGTGGCAAGACTATTCCTGAGACCTTTGCTGCCCTTCCTAAGGCACCCGGCTCAAACTACCCCACTGTTGAGTCTTTCTGGTATATGCTGCTTACCGGCGATGTCCCGACCGAGGCACAGGTAGCAGAAGTTGTTGCCGAATGGAAGACCCGCCAGGAAGTTCCTCAGTACGTTTTTGATGTACTTCGCGCTCTGCCCCGTGACAGCCATCCAATGGTCATGCTTTCCGTTGCGATGCTGACCCTCCAGAAGGACTCCAAGTTTGCCGGCTTCTACAACTCCGGTAAATTCAACAAGATGACAGCTTGGGAGTATGTGTACGAAGACGCCAGCGATATCGTTGCCCGTATCCCGATTATTGCTGCCTTCATCTACAACCTGAAGTACCGTGGTGACAAGCAGATCGCTATCGATCCGAGCCTGGATATGGGTGCCAACTTTGCCCACATGATCGGCCAGAAAGAGGAGTACAAGGACGTTGCACGTATGTACTTCATCCTGCACTCCGACCATGAGTCCGGCAACGTATCTGCACACACCACCCATCTGGTGCACTCCGCCCTGTCTGACCCATATTACGCATACTCCGCAGGCCTGAACGGTCTGGCCGGCCCGCTGCACGGCCTGGCCAACCAGGAAGTTCTGGACTGGACCCTGAAGTTCCAGGAGAAGTACTGCAAGGATGTAGAGCCTACTGAAGAACTGATCAAAGCTGCTCTGTGGGATACCCTCAACGCTGGTCAGGTTATCCCTGGCTATGGCCACGCTGTTCTGCGCAAGACCGACCCACGCTACACTTCACAGCGTGAGTTCTGCCTCAACACCCCGGGCCTTAAAGACTACCCGCTGTTCAAAGTTATCGCCAAGATCTTTGAAGTTGCTCCTGGCGTTCTGACTGAGCACGGCAAGACCAAGAACCCTTGGCCGAACGTTGACGCACAGTCCGGCGTTATCCAGATGTACTACGGTCTGACCGAGTATGACTTCTACACCGTACTGTTCGGTGTAGGCCGCGCACTGGGCTGCATGGCCAACATCACTTGGGACCGCGGTCTGGGCTACGCCCTTGAGCGTCCCAAGTCTGTTACCACTGCAATGCTTGAGAAATGGGCTGAGGCTGGCGGCCGTAACTAA
- a CDS encoding M24 family metallopeptidase, whose translation MRLTPATELEYRCKKLQALMQTADLDAVLIVQNADLYYFTGTVQNGCLYVPAQGQPLYLVRRDQARARMESGLKEVLSFSAPRDIPAIISSYGYPEPKRIGLEFDVLPVVFLERYRKVWPNVVFSDATPLIRQVRMIKSHYEIHLMQDAADQVHKIYERAKEVIKVGMTDIELAAELEYTARKHGHLGLIRMRVFNGEMFFGHTFSGTDSAVPAYTDTPFGGLGASPCFGQGAGHKPIGPNEPIIMDFAGSIDGYLVDQTRIFSIGPLSARLTQGFEDMLKVQELMKEIAVPGISWGEIYDRCHGLAMELGYADSFMGAPSSQVSFIGHGLGIEIDEYPFIAKGFKDQVMEIGMAWAFEPKVVFPGEGAVGIENTFYLSNDGLKQLTRSDDALVIL comes from the coding sequence ATGCGACTAACCCCGGCCACTGAACTTGAATACCGCTGCAAGAAACTGCAGGCTCTGATGCAAACTGCTGACCTTGACGCGGTGCTGATTGTGCAGAACGCAGACCTTTATTACTTTACCGGCACCGTTCAGAACGGCTGCCTGTATGTCCCAGCCCAGGGGCAGCCGCTCTATCTGGTTCGCCGGGATCAGGCCCGGGCGCGGATGGAATCGGGGCTGAAAGAGGTACTGTCTTTTTCTGCCCCGAGGGATATACCAGCCATAATCAGCAGTTATGGATACCCGGAGCCCAAAAGGATCGGACTTGAATTTGACGTACTGCCGGTTGTCTTTCTGGAGCGTTATCGCAAGGTCTGGCCCAATGTGGTTTTCAGCGATGCAACACCCCTGATCCGTCAGGTACGGATGATCAAGAGTCACTATGAGATTCACCTGATGCAGGATGCTGCAGACCAGGTACACAAGATCTATGAACGGGCCAAAGAAGTCATCAAGGTAGGAATGACTGATATCGAGCTGGCAGCAGAACTGGAATACACCGCACGGAAACATGGCCATCTGGGGTTGATCAGGATGCGGGTTTTCAATGGCGAAATGTTTTTCGGCCATACCTTCTCAGGCACTGACAGTGCTGTCCCGGCCTACACCGATACCCCCTTCGGCGGCCTGGGAGCCTCTCCCTGTTTTGGGCAGGGAGCCGGTCACAAACCGATTGGCCCCAATGAGCCGATTATCATGGACTTTGCCGGCAGCATTGACGGTTACCTGGTGGATCAGACCCGCATCTTCAGTATCGGCCCATTGTCTGCCCGGCTTACGCAAGGTTTTGAAGATATGCTGAAGGTGCAGGAGCTTATGAAAGAGATTGCAGTGCCTGGCATCAGTTGGGGCGAAATCTACGACCGCTGTCACGGGCTTGCCATGGAGCTGGGCTATGCCGACAGTTTCATGGGGGCTCCCAGCTCACAGGTTTCCTTCATCGGTCATGGCCTGGGTATTGAGATTGATGAGTACCCGTTTATTGCAAAAGGTTTCAAGGATCAGGTCATGGAAATTGGTATGGCCTGGGCCTTTGAACCCAAGGTGGTCTTCCCCGGCGAAGGAGCCGTCGGCATTGAAAACACCTTCTACCTCAGCAACGATGGACTGAAGCAGCTGACCAGATCTGACGACGCACTAGTAATTTTATAA
- a CDS encoding 50S ribosomal protein L11 methyltransferase, with product MSGRIFTSFSIGLFTIIPAGDPTPNPCGLPIVLGKKGAFGSGEHETTASCLELLPAIPGIKGSHALDLGSGTGILALAAARLGAEAVVAVDLEEAATVSCRENVVFNGLEGRITTVCGELASIETQLFDLILANIYADILLSLADQLVGMTNPGGHLLLSGIPLQDKFDIVQRYIRLGCSVVDSRIGEEFATYLFVRP from the coding sequence ATGTCTGGACGAATCTTTACCTCATTTTCAATTGGCCTCTTTACCATTATTCCGGCAGGTGATCCAACCCCAAATCCATGCGGTCTGCCGATTGTGCTGGGGAAAAAGGGGGCATTTGGCTCAGGTGAGCATGAAACCACTGCCTCCTGCCTTGAGCTTCTACCTGCTATTCCCGGCATCAAGGGCAGCCATGCGCTGGATCTGGGCAGTGGTACCGGTATCCTTGCCCTGGCTGCAGCCCGTCTCGGGGCTGAGGCGGTGGTTGCGGTTGATCTGGAAGAGGCCGCAACGGTTTCCTGCCGGGAAAATGTTGTTTTTAATGGGCTTGAAGGCAGGATTACCACGGTCTGTGGTGAGCTGGCCAGTATTGAGACACAGCTGTTTGATCTGATACTGGCTAATATCTATGCCGACATTCTGCTGTCGCTGGCGGATCAGCTGGTGGGGATGACCAATCCCGGTGGGCATCTGCTGCTATCCGGTATCCCCTTGCAGGACAAATTTGACATAGTACAACGCTACATCCGGTTGGGATGTAGCGTTGTTGACAGCAGAATAGGGGAGGAGTTTGCCACCTATCTGTTTGTAAGGCCGTAG
- a CDS encoding SRPBCC family protein — MLKRTQLLPVDLQTAWQFFSDPRNLPVITPPGLGFEITSDLPERMYAGMVVTYRVTALAGIRVDWVTEITHVHEPGFFVDEQRCGPYRFWHHQHHFRAVEGGTEMVDLVSYLLPLQPFGQLAAPFVRRRLEHIFDFRQRTLETMFKERGDAYGNDGLH, encoded by the coding sequence ATGCTCAAACGAACGCAACTGCTCCCTGTTGACCTGCAAACGGCCTGGCAGTTTTTTTCTGATCCACGCAATCTGCCGGTTATTACACCACCTGGTCTGGGTTTTGAAATCACCTCGGACCTTCCGGAACGGATGTACGCCGGCATGGTGGTTACCTATCGGGTCACGGCACTGGCAGGAATACGGGTGGATTGGGTCACAGAAATTACCCATGTGCACGAGCCCGGCTTCTTTGTGGATGAACAACGCTGCGGCCCCTATCGGTTCTGGCATCACCAGCATCATTTCAGGGCAGTAGAGGGCGGCACGGAAATGGTTGATCTGGTGTCATACCTGCTGCCATTGCAGCCGTTCGGGCAGTTGGCAGCACCATTTGTGCGGCGTCGTCTGGAGCATATATTTGATTTCCGGCAACGGACGTTGGAAACCATGTTTAAAGAAAGGGGTGATGCCTATGGCAATGACGGACTACATTGA